Proteins from a genomic interval of Hornefia porci:
- a CDS encoding S41 family peptidase, translating to MIKTEKKKMIRVIVCTVILTLLAAGAGFLAFCKIGGMAFVNSDTYRRNAAIAEKYSKLYTIQKKINTNGYYKVSETKQMNAIYKALVKSVGDKYSVYFTAKEAKEWDNYVNGTFYGIGIVFSEDEDGNYVINDVMDESPAKSAGLKKNDIIRKVDGKTYPDTTALKKAITGKQGTRVRVTYERGGAEKTVSIIRGEVREITVKGTMLKGKIGYIRISSFAEKTAEEFKTELKALEKKNPKGVIIDIRANGGGYANQGIEIADMLLPEGTITYVRDRNGKKTYFNSDESSTRLKYVLLVDGNTASTSELLAAAVKDNRGGKLVGVTTFGKGIMQAEYPFRDGSALKLTTHQYFSPKGHQINGKGVRPDYVVKLKSSDTTDRQLQKAMDLLK from the coding sequence ATGATAAAGACAGAAAAGAAAAAAATGATCCGCGTGATTGTGTGTACGGTAATCCTGACTCTTCTCGCCGCCGGCGCGGGGTTCCTGGCGTTTTGTAAAATCGGCGGAATGGCCTTTGTGAACAGCGACACCTACCGGCGGAACGCCGCAATCGCAGAAAAGTACAGCAAGCTGTACACGATCCAGAAGAAGATCAACACGAACGGCTACTACAAGGTCAGCGAGACGAAGCAGATGAACGCTATCTACAAGGCGCTGGTCAAAAGTGTGGGGGACAAATATTCCGTATACTTCACCGCCAAGGAGGCGAAGGAGTGGGACAACTACGTCAACGGAACATTTTACGGCATCGGCATCGTCTTCAGTGAGGACGAGGACGGAAATTACGTGATCAACGACGTTATGGACGAGAGTCCGGCCAAGTCCGCGGGGCTGAAGAAAAACGACATCATCCGGAAGGTGGATGGAAAGACCTATCCGGACACGACGGCGCTGAAGAAGGCGATTACGGGAAAACAGGGAACCAGAGTGAGGGTGACCTATGAACGCGGCGGCGCCGAGAAGACAGTTTCCATCATCCGGGGAGAGGTCAGAGAAATCACGGTGAAGGGAACGATGCTGAAAGGGAAGATCGGATATATCCGCATCAGCTCCTTTGCGGAAAAGACCGCGGAAGAGTTCAAAACTGAGCTGAAGGCTCTGGAAAAGAAGAATCCTAAGGGAGTGATCATCGATATCCGCGCCAACGGCGGCGGTTACGCGAATCAGGGCATTGAAATTGCGGATATGCTGCTTCCTGAGGGAACGATCACCTATGTCAGGGACCGGAACGGGAAGAAAACGTACTTCAATTCAGATGAGAGCAGCACCAGGCTGAAGTACGTCCTGCTGGTGGACGGAAACACCGCTAGCACCTCAGAACTTCTGGCGGCTGCAGTAAAGGATAACAGAGGCGGGAAGCTCGTCGGCGTCACGACCTTCGGCAAAGGCATCATGCAGGCGGAATATCCGTTCCGCGACGGATCTGCACTGAAGCTTACGACTCATCAGTATTTCTCCCCGAAGGGACATCAGATCAACGGGAAGGGTGTCCGGCCTGATTACGTGGTGAAGCTGAAGTCCTCAGACACGACGGACCGGCAGCTTCAGAAGGCGATGGATCTGCTGAAATAA
- a CDS encoding YerC/YecD family TrpR-related protein, giving the protein MAYESKFQREDIDELFDAVLTLKDREDCYRFFEDICTVNEIHAIAQRLQVARLLSEKHTYNEIEEATSASTATISRINKCLVYGADGYRRVLERLAAKEPAEQKE; this is encoded by the coding sequence ATGGCCTATGAATCGAAATTCCAGCGTGAAGATATCGATGAGCTGTTTGACGCGGTGCTTACGCTGAAGGACCGGGAGGACTGCTATCGTTTCTTTGAAGATATCTGCACCGTGAACGAGATCCATGCGATCGCGCAGCGGCTGCAGGTTGCCAGGCTGCTTTCGGAGAAGCACACGTATAATGAGATCGAGGAGGCGACCAGTGCGTCTACCGCGACCATCAGCCGTATCAACAAATGCCTGGTCTACGGCGCAGACGGTTACCGGCGGGTGCTGGAGCGTCTGGCCGCGAAGGAACCGGCTGAGCAGAAGGAATAA
- a CDS encoding 4'-phosphopantetheinyl transferase family protein — translation MNSVYIYDGDYKTGKAGEHLVRLAAARHCLEAGLDFDPRNAEIVRDEKGKPYFAEVPLEFSLTHSGKLWMCMFSDAPCGLDLQLMKECDYERLADRWFLPGEADYVRENGEEGFFRVWVRKEAYCKMTGEGLFGGEMPDVLTDEGNCGGSPYAFGEIEISDEMKCAFCTSGEREYELRILA, via the coding sequence ATGAATTCAGTTTACATTTACGACGGCGACTACAAAACAGGGAAGGCAGGAGAGCATCTGGTCCGGCTGGCGGCGGCGCGGCACTGCCTGGAGGCCGGGCTTGACTTCGATCCGCGGAACGCGGAGATCGTGCGTGACGAGAAGGGCAAACCCTATTTTGCGGAGGTTCCGCTGGAATTTTCCCTGACGCACAGCGGAAAACTCTGGATGTGCATGTTCTCGGACGCTCCCTGCGGACTTGATCTGCAGCTGATGAAGGAATGCGATTACGAACGGCTGGCCGACCGGTGGTTTCTGCCGGGAGAGGCGGACTACGTGAGAGAGAACGGCGAGGAGGGGTTCTTCCGGGTCTGGGTGCGCAAGGAGGCCTACTGCAAGATGACGGGAGAAGGGCTCTTCGGCGGCGAGATGCCGGACGTGCTGACGGATGAGGGAAACTGCGGCGGAAGCCCCTACGCCTTCGGAGAAATCGAGATCTCCGATGAGATGAAATGTGCGTTCTGCACCTCCGGAGAACGGGAATACGAGCTGAGGATTCTGGCATGA
- a CDS encoding regulatory protein RecX, protein MNRSCGEAAVRKLADRMMTAAEMKSFLSGKGYEDEEIRQTILQLREDGYLDDRKYCAEYFVVAFRRNKGKYRVFAELRRKGVDEEIIAAAYEDYADEQPVDETSMAREEAEKVLRLAELTPEDPVPDKIRGRIARRLNSLGYGSGIIYAILEELKRGE, encoded by the coding sequence ATGAACAGAAGCTGTGGTGAAGCGGCGGTAAGAAAACTCGCCGACAGGATGATGACAGCCGCAGAGATGAAATCGTTTCTGAGCGGGAAGGGTTATGAGGATGAGGAGATCCGGCAGACGATCCTGCAGCTCCGGGAGGACGGCTACCTCGACGACAGAAAATACTGCGCGGAATATTTTGTCGTCGCCTTCCGCAGGAACAAAGGAAAGTACCGTGTGTTCGCAGAGCTCCGGAGAAAGGGCGTGGATGAAGAAATCATCGCGGCCGCATATGAAGACTACGCGGATGAACAGCCTGTCGATGAGACGTCTATGGCCCGCGAGGAAGCGGAGAAGGTGCTGCGTCTCGCGGAGCTCACGCCGGAGGATCCCGTTCCGGACAAAATCAGGGGACGTATCGCGCGGAGACTCAACAGTCTGGGTTACGGCTCCGGGATTATCTACGCAATCCTGGAGGAACTGAAAAGAGGAGAGTGA
- a CDS encoding flavodoxin family protein: MIRNKDRKIAVVYFSLGGNTEYVIQRILETIGDGTAVDVIRLEPVRPYADAGPMKYIKGGAAASLGSRPQLKPYSFDPKKYDAVIVGSPIWAGTIAPPIRTFLLANRIRGKKIGVALCSSSGRADKCFSRIEKYLKKTEIISKLSLVDPAKKKSGGDLYEIRRFVREIMEARG; encoded by the coding sequence ATGATACGGAATAAAGACAGGAAAATCGCGGTTGTTTATTTTTCACTGGGAGGAAATACAGAGTATGTGATACAGCGGATCCTGGAGACGATCGGCGATGGGACGGCGGTCGATGTGATCCGTCTGGAGCCGGTCCGTCCCTATGCTGACGCGGGCCCGATGAAATACATCAAAGGAGGCGCTGCCGCATCCCTGGGCTCCAGGCCGCAGCTGAAGCCGTACAGCTTTGACCCGAAGAAATATGACGCGGTTATTGTGGGCTCTCCGATCTGGGCGGGCACGATTGCCCCGCCGATCCGCACATTTCTGCTGGCTAACAGAATCAGGGGCAAGAAAATCGGCGTCGCTCTGTGCAGCTCCTCGGGGAGGGCGGATAAATGCTTCAGCAGAATTGAAAAATATCTGAAGAAAACCGAGATTATCTCAAAACTGAGCCTGGTCGATCCGGCGAAAAAGAAAAGCGGCGGAGATCTGTACGAAATCCGGAGATTTGTCCGCGAAATAATGGAGGCGAGAGGATGA